The following proteins are encoded in a genomic region of Reichenbachiella sp.:
- the dinB gene encoding DNA polymerase IV — protein MDAFYASVEQRDHPELKGKPVAVGGSRSRGVVAAASYEARKFGVRSAMPSVTAYRRCPDIIFVKPRFEVYKEVSQIIRDIFFEYTDLVEPLSLDEAYLDVTNNKIGLPSATLIAEEIRKKIFDTTGLTCSAGISINKFLAKTASDINKPNGFKLIKPDEATAFIETLKVKDFFGVGKVTAEKMKRMGIHTGLDLKNKSIGFLTKNFGKSGAYYYNICRAIDDREVNPNRIRKSVSIENTYDVDLTETQDVILELQALSESLEKRLSNNRIKGKTVNIKIKYADFEQVTRSKTAQVWLSKSQEYEPLWKEIMSEQKLTEKPIRLLGVGLSNLNTEEKDDQGLQLTLEF, from the coding sequence ATGGATGCATTTTATGCATCCGTGGAGCAACGAGACCACCCGGAACTAAAGGGAAAACCGGTAGCTGTCGGTGGTAGTCGTTCTCGTGGAGTAGTAGCTGCGGCTTCCTATGAAGCTCGTAAATTTGGAGTAAGGTCTGCCATGCCGTCCGTCACTGCTTATCGAAGGTGCCCGGATATCATTTTTGTAAAACCCAGATTTGAAGTATACAAGGAGGTATCGCAAATCATTAGAGATATATTCTTTGAATATACAGATCTCGTTGAGCCTCTCTCCCTTGATGAGGCCTATCTGGATGTCACCAACAATAAAATTGGCCTTCCCTCTGCTACTTTGATTGCTGAAGAAATACGAAAGAAAATATTCGACACCACAGGATTGACTTGCTCGGCAGGTATATCTATCAATAAGTTCCTAGCTAAAACCGCCTCCGACATCAACAAACCCAATGGGTTCAAATTAATCAAACCAGATGAAGCCACTGCTTTTATAGAAACATTAAAAGTCAAAGACTTTTTTGGTGTAGGAAAGGTGACGGCAGAGAAAATGAAAAGAATGGGTATCCATACCGGATTGGACTTGAAGAACAAATCCATTGGGTTTCTAACCAAAAATTTCGGCAAGAGCGGCGCTTATTACTATAATATATGTCGCGCGATAGATGACCGAGAAGTCAACCCCAATCGCATCAGAAAATCAGTAAGCATTGAAAACACTTACGACGTAGACCTTACGGAAACTCAAGATGTTATCCTTGAATTGCAAGCTTTATCTGAATCGTTAGAAAAACGCTTGTCAAACAACCGAATAAAAGGAAAGACAGTAAATATCAAAATAAAATACGCTGACTTCGAGCAGGTAACAAGAAGTAAAACAGCACAAGTTTGGCTGTCTAAAAGTCAAGAATATGAACCGCTATGGAAGGAAATTATGAGTGAGCAAAAACTGACAGAAAAACCAATTCGACTCCTTGGTGTAGGGTTATCCAACCTGAATACAGAAGAGAAAGATGATCAAGGCCTTCAACTTACCCTTGAATTTTGA
- a CDS encoding LptF/LptG family permease, translated as MKKLDKLILKSFIGPFVITFLVAVFILLLVYMMKYFDDFIGKNIGFATLGELMGYFSINQMPMALPLAVLISSLMTYGKLGEHFELTAIKGSGISLLRIILPAFVFCLMLALGAFFLSDRVVPTANLRAFSLLYDIKQTKPALDLREGQFYNGIPKYSIKIEKKYPDGISIKGIVIYDHTAGSGNKTVILADSCRMYSFMGDRYLKMDLFNGNYYVEEEKASGRKGKDQITQFVRTKFVNMDLVFSLASFDLNDTDDNLFADNRYMKGIKELTESIDSMNHSMLDSKHKVYGSVAGSYKLHMAGYISPPEELTREKEMLDSLKELRVALRDSLRQIAKLNARDSLETEADSIPKKKLASKSFRKDRTKSTRGVVTAKTKNFQVKKKIEKKARLDTLFINSDSLIALIKLKMDSVYEKQGVKDQVLSRAVGNARNIKSTLNSSVLKMRGLKTSLDSHVVEKYKKYAQAFSCIVMFLIGAPLGAIIKRGGLGFPVIISIFFFIIFYVLTSVGDKWAKSGVVDGLYAAWMANVVLFPIGVFFLKQARKDAKIFDADFYSVWIDRAKSWWESRKNKKQTV; from the coding sequence ATGAAAAAACTCGATAAGCTTATTCTCAAATCTTTTATCGGGCCATTTGTCATTACCTTTTTGGTGGCAGTGTTCATTTTGTTGCTAGTCTACATGATGAAGTATTTCGATGACTTCATTGGTAAGAACATTGGTTTTGCCACTCTGGGGGAATTAATGGGATATTTCAGTATCAACCAAATGCCTATGGCGTTGCCACTAGCTGTATTGATTTCGTCCTTGATGACCTATGGGAAGCTGGGAGAGCATTTCGAGTTAACCGCCATCAAAGGATCAGGTATTTCTCTCCTTAGAATCATTTTGCCGGCGTTTGTATTTTGTTTGATGCTGGCATTGGGCGCATTCTTTTTAAGTGATCGAGTGGTGCCTACTGCCAACTTGCGAGCATTTAGTTTGTTGTATGATATTAAGCAAACGAAACCTGCATTAGATCTTAGAGAGGGGCAATTTTATAACGGTATTCCAAAGTATAGTATCAAGATTGAAAAGAAATACCCAGACGGAATTTCCATCAAGGGTATTGTCATCTATGATCATACGGCAGGATCGGGTAATAAAACGGTAATACTTGCTGATTCTTGTAGAATGTATTCCTTTATGGGGGATAGATATCTCAAGATGGATTTGTTCAATGGTAATTATTACGTAGAAGAAGAAAAGGCCTCGGGGCGGAAAGGTAAGGATCAAATTACTCAATTTGTAAGGACCAAATTCGTCAATATGGATTTGGTTTTCAGTCTGGCATCATTTGATCTGAATGATACGGATGATAATCTTTTTGCCGATAATAGGTACATGAAAGGCATTAAAGAATTAACAGAGAGTATTGATTCTATGAACCACTCTATGTTGGACTCAAAGCATAAAGTGTATGGAAGTGTAGCTGGTTCTTATAAGTTGCACATGGCAGGGTATATCTCTCCGCCAGAAGAATTAACAAGAGAGAAGGAAATGCTTGACTCTTTAAAGGAGTTGAGAGTGGCTTTGAGAGATTCGCTACGGCAAATTGCTAAACTAAATGCAAGAGACTCTTTAGAAACTGAAGCTGATTCGATTCCGAAAAAGAAACTAGCTTCAAAATCTTTTAGGAAAGACCGGACAAAAAGTACCAGAGGCGTGGTCACTGCAAAGACAAAAAACTTTCAAGTCAAGAAAAAAATAGAGAAAAAGGCTCGTTTGGATACTTTATTTATTAATAGCGATTCTTTAATTGCCCTGATCAAACTCAAAATGGATAGCGTCTATGAAAAACAAGGAGTAAAAGATCAGGTGCTGTCGAGGGCTGTAGGGAATGCTAGAAACATTAAGTCCACTTTGAATAGTAGTGTGCTAAAGATGCGAGGCTTGAAAACTTCTCTAGATTCGCATGTAGTGGAGAAATATAAAAAATACGCCCAGGCTTTTTCATGTATCGTGATGTTTCTGATTGGCGCACCATTGGGCGCAATCATAAAGCGAGGAGGTTTAGGGTTTCCTGTGATCATCTCTATATTCTTTTTTATTATCTTCTATGTGCTCACTAGTGTAGGAGATAAGTGGGCGAAAAGCGGGGTGGTAGATGGCTTGTATGCTGCCTGGATGGCCAATGTTGTACTGTTTCCAATTGGTGTTTTCTTCCTGAAGCAGGCGCGTAAGGATGCTAAGATATTTGATGCTGACTTCTACAGCGTTTGGATTGACCGCGCGAAAAGCTGGTGGGAGTCTAGAAAGAATAAAAAGCAAACCGTATAA
- the rpsO gene encoding 30S ribosomal protein S15 → MYLTTDKKQELFENHGRLKSKKDTGSAESQIALFTHRINHLTDHLKSHKKDHSTRLGLLKLVGKRRSLLDYLYKKDIERYRAVIAELGLRK, encoded by the coding sequence ATGTATTTAACAACAGATAAGAAACAAGAATTGTTTGAAAATCATGGTCGGTTGAAGTCTAAGAAGGATACAGGTTCTGCGGAATCACAAATCGCTCTCTTTACTCACCGAATCAATCACTTGACAGATCACTTGAAGTCACACAAAAAAGATCACTCTACTAGATTAGGTCTTTTGAAATTGGTAGGTAAGAGAAGAAGCCTTCTCGATTACCTTTACAAGAAAGATATCGAAAGATATAGAGCGGTAATCGCTGAATTAGGATTAAGAAAATAA
- the pnp gene encoding polyribonucleotide nucleotidyltransferase, with product MSLNVVTKSVKLKDGREITIETGKLAKQADGSVVVKMGKTMLLATVVSNKEAREGVDFLPMSVDYQEKFAAAGKIPGGFLKREGRLSDNEVLVCRLVDRALRPLFPSDYHAETQVMISLISLDENDLPDALAALAASAALAVSDIPFGGPISEVRVAQKDGEFIINPTKTQLEGSDLDMIIAGTKDDIMMVEGELLEVSEETMIGAIKAGHEAIIDQCNIQLELTEAVGKTEKREYSHEEEPDEELRADIKAKTFDKVYAVAKEGNPNKSIRKEKFAAIIEEYKEGLPELPEGESHNEGLIAKYYHDVEKEAIRQCVLDTRKRLDGRELDEIRPIWSEVDYLPSAHGSAIFTRGETQSLTSVTLGTKLDEQMVDGAVHSGYNKFFLHYNFPAFSTGEARPNRGPGRREVGHGNLAWRAIKPMLPADEENPYTIRVVSDILESNGSSSMATVCAGSLALMDAGIPLKSPVSGIAMGMISDSETGKYAILSDILGDEDHLGDMDFKVTGNDNGITACQMDIKVDGLSYEVLTEALMQAKAGRAHILGEMRKTMTESRDDMKSHAPRSTMIRIEKEMIGPLIGPGGKIIQEIQKESGATVTVTEDDKNGIVNVFTADGDAMKEALRRINNIVATPDVGETYEGKVKSIMPFGAFIEFMPGKDGLLHISEIKWERVENMDGVLEVGEEIKVKLIEIDKKTGKFRLSRKALLPKPEKKEG from the coding sequence ATGTCATTAAACGTAGTAACAAAGTCCGTCAAATTAAAAGACGGCAGAGAGATTACTATCGAGACTGGAAAATTGGCCAAGCAGGCTGACGGTTCGGTAGTTGTCAAAATGGGTAAAACCATGTTGTTGGCCACAGTAGTGTCTAACAAAGAAGCTAGAGAAGGTGTAGATTTCCTTCCAATGTCTGTTGATTATCAAGAGAAATTTGCTGCAGCTGGAAAAATCCCTGGTGGATTTTTGAAAAGAGAAGGCAGATTGTCTGACAACGAGGTGTTGGTTTGTAGATTGGTAGATAGAGCATTGAGACCATTGTTTCCTAGCGACTATCATGCTGAAACACAAGTAATGATCTCTTTGATTTCATTGGATGAAAACGATCTTCCAGATGCATTGGCTGCATTGGCTGCTTCTGCTGCTTTGGCCGTATCGGATATTCCATTTGGAGGACCGATCTCTGAGGTAAGAGTAGCTCAGAAGGATGGTGAATTCATCATCAACCCTACCAAAACTCAATTGGAAGGTTCTGACCTGGACATGATCATCGCTGGTACTAAAGACGATATCATGATGGTAGAAGGTGAGTTGCTTGAAGTTTCTGAGGAAACTATGATCGGTGCGATTAAAGCAGGTCATGAGGCTATTATTGATCAGTGTAATATTCAGTTGGAATTAACTGAAGCTGTAGGCAAAACTGAAAAGAGAGAGTATTCTCACGAAGAAGAGCCAGATGAAGAGCTAAGAGCGGACATCAAAGCAAAAACTTTTGATAAAGTTTATGCAGTAGCAAAAGAAGGTAATCCAAACAAAAGTATCCGTAAGGAGAAATTTGCTGCGATTATCGAAGAATACAAAGAAGGACTTCCTGAATTACCAGAAGGTGAGTCTCACAACGAAGGTTTGATTGCAAAATATTACCACGATGTGGAAAAAGAAGCAATCAGACAGTGTGTATTAGACACAAGAAAAAGATTGGACGGACGTGAACTAGACGAAATCAGACCCATCTGGTCTGAGGTAGATTACTTGCCATCAGCGCACGGATCTGCTATTTTCACTAGAGGTGAAACTCAGTCTTTGACTTCAGTTACTTTGGGTACCAAGCTAGACGAACAAATGGTAGACGGTGCAGTGCACTCTGGATACAACAAGTTCTTCTTACACTACAACTTCCCTGCATTCTCTACTGGAGAAGCTAGACCAAACAGAGGTCCTGGACGTAGAGAAGTAGGTCACGGTAACTTGGCATGGAGAGCCATCAAGCCAATGCTTCCTGCAGACGAAGAGAATCCATACACTATCAGAGTAGTTTCTGATATTTTGGAATCTAACGGTTCGTCTTCTATGGCAACAGTTTGTGCTGGTTCACTAGCGTTGATGGATGCGGGTATTCCGTTGAAGTCGCCAGTGTCTGGTATCGCGATGGGAATGATCTCTGATTCAGAGACAGGAAAATATGCGATCCTTTCAGATATCTTGGGTGATGAAGATCACTTGGGAGACATGGACTTCAAAGTAACTGGAAACGACAACGGTATCACTGCATGTCAGATGGATATTAAAGTGGATGGTTTGTCTTACGAAGTATTGACAGAAGCATTGATGCAGGCGAAAGCAGGTAGAGCTCATATCCTTGGTGAAATGAGAAAGACCATGACTGAGTCTAGAGATGATATGAAGTCTCATGCACCAAGATCTACCATGATCAGAATTGAAAAAGAAATGATCGGGCCATTAATTGGACCAGGTGGTAAAATCATTCAGGAGATTCAGAAAGAATCTGGCGCGACTGTAACAGTAACAGAAGACGATAAAAACGGTATCGTAAACGTCTTTACTGCTGATGGAGATGCGATGAAAGAAGCCCTAAGAAGAATCAACAACATTGTGGCTACGCCAGATGTTGGGGAGACTTACGAAGGTAAAGTGAAGTCGATCATGCCATTTGGTGCGTTTATCGAATTCATGCCTGGTAAAGATGGTTTGCTTCATATTTCTGAGATCAAATGGGAGCGAGTGGAGAATATGGACGGCGTACTAGAAGTTGGCGAAGAGATCAAAGTGAAGTTGATCGAAATCGACAAGAAAACTGGTAAGTTCAGATTGTCAAGAAAAGCGCTTTTACCAAAGCCAGAAAAAAAAGAAGGGTAA
- the trxB gene encoding thioredoxin-disulfide reductase encodes MTQENVKVLIIGSGPAGYTAAIYASRAGLKPVLYTGGEPGGQLTTTNDVENFPGYPDGVNGPQMMTDLQKQAERFETDVRFGLVTSVDFSGYPHKVIVDEKHEITAEAVIISTGASAKYLGLESEKRLLNVGVSACAVCDGFFYRGKEVAVVGGGDTAAEEATYLANICPKVYLLVRRDEMRASKIMQQRVLNTPNIEVLWNTSTDEVLGKDEVEGMRVVDTVTGEKREIPISGFFVAIGHKPNTDIFKDYLEMDESGYLIVEPGTSKTKVEGVFVTGDAADRVYRQAVTAAGTGCMGALDAERFLAAKEFESVEQ; translated from the coding sequence ATGACTCAAGAGAACGTAAAAGTATTGATCATAGGCTCAGGACCTGCGGGTTACACAGCTGCTATATATGCCTCAAGAGCAGGGTTGAAGCCAGTATTGTACACTGGTGGTGAGCCTGGAGGACAATTGACCACCACTAATGATGTGGAGAACTTTCCTGGCTATCCTGATGGTGTGAATGGCCCTCAAATGATGACTGATCTTCAGAAGCAAGCTGAACGGTTTGAAACCGATGTTCGCTTTGGATTGGTGACGTCTGTAGACTTTTCTGGTTACCCACACAAGGTGATTGTAGATGAGAAGCATGAGATTACCGCTGAGGCTGTTATTATCTCAACAGGAGCAAGCGCTAAATACTTAGGACTTGAATCTGAAAAAAGACTATTGAATGTAGGTGTATCAGCTTGTGCGGTTTGTGATGGTTTCTTTTATAGAGGAAAAGAAGTGGCTGTTGTAGGTGGTGGTGATACCGCTGCAGAAGAAGCTACTTACTTGGCGAATATTTGCCCTAAAGTTTACCTTTTGGTAAGAAGAGATGAAATGCGTGCTTCTAAAATCATGCAACAGCGTGTATTGAATACACCAAACATCGAAGTGCTTTGGAATACATCTACCGATGAAGTGTTGGGTAAAGATGAAGTTGAAGGTATGAGAGTGGTTGACACTGTTACTGGTGAGAAGAGAGAGATTCCAATCAGCGGCTTCTTTGTTGCCATTGGTCACAAGCCAAATACAGATATCTTCAAAGATTATTTGGAAATGGATGAATCTGGATATTTAATCGTGGAGCCAGGTACGTCCAAGACAAAAGTGGAAGGCGTGTTTGTAACGGGTGATGCTGCCGATCGAGTATACCGTCAGGCAGTAACTGCTGCAGGTACTGGCTGTATGGGTGCCCTGGATGCTGAGCGATTCTTAGCAGCCAAAGAATTTGAAAGTGTAGAACAATAA
- a CDS encoding M23 family metallopeptidase: MSLFTANKSFSQKKLKDFFKFKNKEIVPIIPEDTIIDIDEDIFVIEDAYWDSLAMEEEVSLQRELNMLREDTAEVILAYDVPVQVTEQLMIDSVWVTLREYYSTWSTTKVNPYEIDGEKFSDTLALSLTFENPALDWCLPIPNTEVTSPFGLRRWRWHYGDDLRLKTGDSVRVAFDGIVRVAQYDRYGYGHYILIRHYNGLETLYGHLSKRLLKPGDVVKAGDVLGLGGSTGRSSGPHLHFETRYQGNAIDPKEIFNFDMDTIRTTTMIVTPDTFSYLKEARKIRYHRVRSGDTLSHISYRYGVSINKICRLNGIRRSTILRVGQRLRIT, encoded by the coding sequence GTGTCATTGTTCACGGCAAACAAATCCTTCAGTCAGAAAAAGCTGAAGGATTTTTTTAAATTCAAAAACAAAGAGATAGTTCCAATCATTCCTGAGGATACCATCATCGATATAGATGAAGATATTTTTGTCATTGAAGATGCTTATTGGGATAGCTTGGCGATGGAGGAGGAGGTTTCACTGCAGCGTGAGTTAAATATGCTGCGTGAAGATACTGCCGAAGTAATATTGGCCTATGATGTTCCTGTTCAGGTGACTGAGCAATTGATGATAGACTCAGTATGGGTGACGCTTCGTGAGTATTACAGCACCTGGAGTACCACTAAAGTGAACCCTTATGAAATCGATGGAGAGAAATTTTCGGATACCCTTGCGCTTTCATTGACCTTTGAAAACCCAGCTTTAGATTGGTGCCTGCCTATTCCCAATACAGAAGTTACCTCTCCATTTGGCTTGAGACGCTGGCGATGGCATTATGGGGATGATCTAAGGTTAAAAACAGGGGATTCCGTCAGAGTGGCATTTGATGGAATCGTAAGAGTAGCTCAATATGACCGATACGGTTACGGCCATTATATTTTGATTAGACATTACAATGGGTTAGAAACACTTTATGGACACTTGAGTAAGCGGTTGTTGAAGCCGGGCGATGTGGTGAAAGCTGGTGACGTGCTAGGCCTGGGAGGAAGCACAGGAAGAAGTAGTGGACCTCACCTGCATTTTGAAACGAGATATCAGGGCAATGCAATTGACCCCAAAGAGATATTCAATTTCGATATGGATACCATTCGCACGACCACCATGATTGTTACACCAGATACCTTCTCTTATTTAAAAGAAGCTCGCAAGATCAGGTATCATCGCGTACGCAGTGGAGATACTTTGAGTCATATTAGTTATCGTTATGGTGTATCTATTAATAAGATTTGCCGTTTGAATGGAATCAGAAGAAGTACTATCTTGAGAGTTGGTCAGCGCTTAAGGATTACTTGA
- the bshB1 gene encoding bacillithiol biosynthesis deacetylase BshB1 translates to MKLDVLVFAAHPDDAELSCGGTILSLIASGKKVGLVDFTRGEMGTRGTPEIRDAEAEAASEILGLTIRENLKFQDVYFKNDDEHVLEVVKKIRQYQPDVILANAIADRHPDHGKGAQVVKRATFLAGLKNVKTDLEGKAQENWYIKNLYHYIQTDFHKPNFVVDVSDFWETRMEAVRAYKSQFFDPSGESSNTLISTPEFMELIEARGREFGMSIRVKYGEGFIADRMPGVSDLTSLL, encoded by the coding sequence ATGAAATTAGATGTTCTTGTTTTTGCTGCTCATCCAGACGATGCTGAGTTATCGTGTGGAGGTACTATTCTTTCATTGATTGCTAGTGGCAAAAAAGTAGGTTTGGTGGATTTCACTCGAGGTGAAATGGGAACCAGAGGAACCCCTGAGATTCGTGATGCAGAAGCTGAAGCAGCCAGTGAAATTCTAGGTTTGACCATTCGAGAAAATCTTAAATTTCAAGACGTGTATTTCAAAAATGATGATGAACATGTGCTTGAGGTAGTAAAAAAAATTAGACAGTATCAACCAGATGTTATTTTGGCCAATGCCATAGCAGATCGCCACCCAGATCATGGCAAAGGAGCTCAGGTTGTAAAACGCGCTACTTTTTTAGCTGGACTGAAGAATGTGAAAACTGATTTAGAAGGGAAGGCACAAGAAAACTGGTACATCAAAAACTTATATCACTACATTCAGACAGATTTTCACAAACCAAATTTTGTGGTAGACGTTTCCGACTTTTGGGAAACCAGAATGGAAGCAGTAAGAGCCTACAAGTCTCAGTTTTTTGACCCTTCTGGAGAATCGTCTAATACGTTGATCTCCACTCCCGAATTTATGGAATTAATTGAGGCTAGGGGCAGAGAGTTCGGCATGTCTATTCGTGTGAAATACGGCGAGGGATTTATTGCAGATAGAATGCCTGGTGTCTCGGATTTGACCTCTTTACTCTGA
- a CDS encoding HAD family phosphatase encodes MNIKTIIFDLGGVIIDLDFKRTPEAFSKLTDWKFEDIYQMYFEPGLFQDYEKGLISDLELRTGINNLFGTNLTDAQIDKAWCAMLGSIPKARLDFMNELRKKHQVLVLSNTNTIHVEAFNQTIKQVSGEESLEAFADEVYFSHELKMRKPDEEIYQEVLNRSNNKAEDCLFLDDTQHNLDTAAQLGIHTMHIAHPDQIFNLSAHV; translated from the coding sequence GTGAATATCAAAACAATAATTTTTGATCTCGGTGGCGTGATCATCGATCTTGATTTCAAACGTACACCAGAGGCTTTCTCTAAGTTAACAGATTGGAAATTTGAAGACATCTACCAAATGTACTTTGAACCTGGTTTGTTTCAGGATTATGAAAAAGGACTCATCTCTGATCTAGAACTTAGAACAGGAATCAATAATTTGTTTGGCACCAACCTCACCGATGCGCAAATAGATAAGGCCTGGTGTGCTATGCTGGGTAGTATTCCTAAAGCCCGTCTCGACTTCATGAACGAGCTGAGAAAAAAACACCAAGTCTTGGTACTAAGCAACACCAATACCATCCACGTAGAGGCCTTTAATCAAACTATAAAGCAAGTATCTGGCGAGGAGTCTCTGGAGGCTTTTGCCGATGAGGTATACTTCTCTCATGAGCTAAAGATGAGAAAACCTGACGAGGAGATATATCAAGAGGTTTTAAATCGATCCAACAACAAAGCCGAAGATTGCTTATTTCTAGACGATACCCAGCACAACCTGGATACCGCAGCTCAGTTAGGCATACACACCATGCACATTGCCCATCCAGATCAAATATTTAACTTATCAGCACATGTTTAA
- a CDS encoding DUF6864 domain-containing function, translating to MITASSKNGKHKRKLIFNENILLVDKYDEIQFEVKEKSLKLTLKFKFVDEGKKYAADIEQFDEGRILEFTLHGWYHDFNIENTNPVIWESTNKDQVLWIKYSTKSQKEHTFREFHITVWKEVKDAS from the coding sequence ATGATAACAGCAAGCTCAAAAAACGGAAAGCACAAAAGGAAGCTCATTTTTAATGAAAATATCTTGTTAGTCGACAAGTATGATGAGATTCAATTTGAAGTAAAAGAAAAGAGTCTTAAACTAACGTTAAAATTCAAATTTGTTGACGAAGGAAAAAAATATGCAGCAGATATTGAACAATTTGATGAAGGCAGAATTCTAGAATTCACTTTACATGGATGGTACCACGATTTCAACATTGAGAACACAAACCCAGTTATATGGGAGTCTACAAATAAAGACCAAGTTCTTTGGATCAAGTATTCAACAAAAAGCCAAAAAGAACATACATTCAGAGAATTTCATATTACAGTTTGGAAGGAGGTGAAAGATGCTTCGTAA
- a CDS encoding response regulator transcription factor, whose protein sequence is MIKVVLADDHEIVRKGIRLLINGKKKIEIIGEANDGLQAVELVNNLKPNVLITDLTMPGLSGIEVAAKVKKHHPHTHVLILSAFFDEENILKSFEAGALGYLPKKSNEEELIHAIEETSLGKLFYTPSIMEIVGASLIERKSLGGDLGASLTTREKEILKHLVNGSTNKEISANLFVSTRTVDAHRRNIMKKLNVHNSAQLVKVSMEKKLV, encoded by the coding sequence ATGATTAAAGTTGTGCTGGCTGACGACCACGAAATAGTAAGAAAAGGAATCCGATTATTGATCAATGGCAAGAAGAAAATTGAAATTATAGGAGAAGCTAATGATGGACTTCAAGCAGTAGAACTAGTCAATAATCTAAAGCCAAACGTCTTGATAACCGATTTAACTATGCCTGGCCTATCTGGGATTGAAGTAGCCGCCAAGGTGAAGAAACACCATCCTCATACCCATGTACTTATACTATCGGCCTTTTTTGATGAAGAGAATATTTTAAAATCATTCGAAGCCGGTGCTTTGGGTTACCTTCCTAAAAAATCGAACGAAGAAGAATTGATCCACGCCATAGAAGAAACGTCACTAGGAAAATTGTTCTACACTCCTTCAATCATGGAAATTGTAGGTGCATCCCTAATCGAAAGAAAAAGTCTTGGGGGTGACTTAGGGGCCTCGTTGACCACACGTGAGAAAGAAATTCTCAAACACTTGGTCAATGGCTCTACCAATAAAGAAATAAGTGCCAATCTCTTTGTGAGCACCCGAACAGTAGATGCACACCGCAGAAACATCATGAAAAAACTAAATGTGCATAACAGCGCTCAGCTGGTTAAAGTAAGCATGGAGAAGAAATTGGTGTGA
- a CDS encoding uracil-DNA glycosylase family protein yields MQSLLQEIRQCEICKSQLNHAPRPVLNASKSSKILIIGQAPGAKVHASGVPWDDKSGENLRSWLGIDQKCFYDPKNIAIVPMGFCYPGKGKSGDLPPRPECAAQWHEVLLNELKEVKLTLLIGQYAQNYYLGERVKKTLTDTVRHFEEYLPDYFVLPHPSPRNNIWRAKNQWFDESVLPQLKHLIDEILY; encoded by the coding sequence ATGCAGTCTTTACTTCAAGAGATTCGACAATGCGAAATTTGCAAGTCTCAATTAAACCATGCACCCAGGCCTGTCCTAAATGCAAGTAAATCGAGCAAAATACTGATCATCGGTCAAGCGCCTGGTGCCAAAGTGCACGCCAGTGGAGTGCCATGGGATGATAAAAGTGGAGAAAATTTAAGGTCATGGTTAGGTATAGATCAAAAATGCTTTTATGACCCCAAGAATATTGCCATTGTTCCCATGGGGTTTTGTTATCCCGGAAAAGGAAAATCTGGCGACTTACCTCCAAGGCCAGAATGTGCTGCTCAATGGCATGAGGTACTATTAAACGAGCTGAAAGAGGTTAAACTTACACTTCTGATTGGGCAGTATGCTCAAAACTACTATTTAGGTGAAAGAGTGAAGAAAACACTGACAGATACGGTGAGACACTTTGAGGAGTACCTACCGGACTATTTTGTACTACCTCATCCATCTCCGCGCAACAATATATGGCGAGCCAAAAATCAGTGGTTTGATGAGTCTGTTTTACCTCAATTAAAACATTTAATAGATGAAATTTTGTATTGA